CATTACACAGAAAAATTCGCAGCACTTTAACCCAAGAATTTTACGAAAAAATTAATGGCAGTACTGACTCAGAACACATTTTTGCATTGTTACTTTCGCAAAGTCAAATTAACAAACATCGACCTCCAGAGTATGCCTTACGCACCACATTATTAACGCTTTTAGAGATGGCAAAGCGCTATCAAGTAGAAGCCTCACTCAATGTAATCTTTAGTGACGGGCATCGTTTAATAGCTTCTCGTTTTGCTACCACTTCACCGCCTCCATCTCTTTACTGGATACGAGATGATCCGACTTTCCCACAATCTGTAATTATTGCTTCTGAACCTCTATTTCTAGGTAATTGGATTGCTTGCCCAGAAAATAGCATCATTAGTGTGGGAGCAGACTGTGAGATCCAAATTGAGCAAATCTAGTGTGAAAGAGGCTATTTCTCAAGCCTTTGATAAATGTTCCTCGAAAACTTTTGCACTATTCCAGGATATGACGAAGCCA
This portion of the Nostoc sp. GT001 genome encodes:
- the egtC gene encoding ergothioneine biosynthesis protein EgtC, which encodes MCRLLAYLGSPISLEHILYKPEHSLIVQSSQPREMISEVVNADGFGVGWYHSQKDTDPFIYKNTLPIWNDINLPSLSRYVESKCVLAYVRSATPGQAVDFANCQPFNHQQQLFIHNGRIENFRKTLHRKIRSTLTQEFYEKINGSTDSEHIFALLLSQSQINKHRPPEYALRTTLLTLLEMAKRYQVEASLNVIFSDGHRLIASRFATTSPPPSLYWIRDDPTFPQSVIIASEPLFLGNWIACPENSIISVGADCEIQIEQI